In Flammeovirgaceae bacterium 311, one DNA window encodes the following:
- a CDS encoding transposase IS1182 family protein (COG3666 Transposase and inactivated derivatives) yields MHHLTGRDRNQTFSTSLEASISADNPVRVIDAFVDALPLLEMGFKGVEPKATGRPSFDPAHLLKLYLYGYYNRIRSSRKLETECRRNLEVQWLLQGLCPAYHTIADFRKEHPQQLKQVFKAFVAFLNDAHLLKGKYVAIDGTKIRAVNSRKNNYNQKKIERQLSYIQEKIDDYLDLLEEEDQKEAHDVKGSRADIEVALKHLEKRKLKYEQMEKEVAQSDDGQVSTSDKESRALIQHHNVVEVSYNSQAAVDSKHCLIIHYQALNKNDSKALAPTALAAKQALGKKRITVLADKAYHSGEQLSECLDNGIITIVAYKEPARDPVPTAAYYLEQFHYDEKKDHYICPKGEVLSSNGSWYEKHKVSLEKKNASPYMVKHYKTKACLCCAAKALCTINKAGRLIERSEHAGVIKSNNQRVMRQKEVYRKRQAIVEHPFGTIKRAWGYSYTLMKGLKKVDGELGLIFTCYNLRRAVSILSVPKLLKLLKSYTKWPVAALSSLTALYLMLFS; encoded by the coding sequence ATGCACCATCTGACGGGAAGAGATCGTAATCAGACTTTTTCAACTAGTCTGGAGGCATCCATATCAGCTGATAATCCAGTTAGGGTCATTGATGCTTTTGTAGATGCACTGCCCCTTTTGGAGATGGGTTTCAAGGGAGTGGAGCCCAAAGCTACGGGCAGACCCTCTTTTGATCCTGCTCATCTTTTGAAGCTCTACCTGTATGGCTACTACAACAGGATCAGATCAAGCAGAAAGCTGGAGACAGAATGCAGAAGGAATCTTGAAGTGCAGTGGCTGCTACAGGGGCTCTGTCCTGCCTATCATACCATCGCTGACTTCAGGAAAGAGCATCCCCAGCAGCTCAAGCAGGTCTTCAAGGCCTTTGTAGCTTTTCTTAATGATGCTCACCTGCTTAAGGGCAAATATGTAGCCATAGATGGCACAAAGATCAGAGCAGTGAATTCCAGAAAGAACAACTACAACCAAAAGAAGATAGAGCGCCAGCTTAGCTACATACAAGAAAAGATAGATGATTACTTGGATCTGTTGGAAGAGGAAGATCAAAAGGAAGCCCATGATGTCAAAGGCTCCAGGGCTGACATCGAAGTGGCTCTTAAGCACCTGGAGAAGCGAAAGCTCAAGTACGAGCAGATGGAAAAAGAGGTAGCGCAAAGTGATGACGGACAGGTATCTACTTCAGATAAAGAAAGCAGAGCCCTAATCCAGCACCATAATGTAGTGGAGGTAAGCTACAACAGCCAGGCAGCAGTCGATAGCAAACACTGCCTAATCATCCACTACCAGGCCCTCAACAAGAACGATTCTAAAGCACTAGCTCCTACAGCTCTTGCAGCTAAACAAGCACTAGGAAAGAAAAGAATCACTGTACTGGCTGACAAAGCCTATCATAGCGGAGAACAGCTAAGTGAGTGCCTGGACAATGGCATCATCACCATAGTGGCGTATAAAGAACCTGCCAGAGATCCTGTGCCAACTGCTGCTTATTATCTGGAGCAGTTCCATTATGATGAAAAGAAAGACCATTATATCTGTCCTAAAGGGGAAGTGCTTTCTAGCAATGGGTCCTGGTATGAGAAGCATAAGGTAAGCTTGGAAAAGAAAAATGCTTCTCCTTATATGGTCAAGCATTACAAGACCAAAGCCTGCCTTTGCTGTGCAGCCAAGGCGCTATGCACCATAAATAAGGCAGGAAGACTAATAGAACGCTCCGAGCATGCTGGAGTGATCAAAAGCAACAACCAGAGGGTAATGCGCCAAAAAGAAGTTTATCGTAAAAGACAAGCTATTGTAGAGCATCCTTTTGGTACCATCAAAAGAGCATGGGGCTACAGCTATACGCTGATGAAGGGACTGAAAAAAGTGGACGGAGAGCTGGGGCTTATCTTTACCTGCTACAACCTTAGGAGAGCTGTGTCCATCCTCTCGGTGCCTAAGCTGCTCAAACTACTGAAAAGCTACACCAAGTGGCCAGTGGCTGCTTTGTCTTCACTTACAGCGCTTTACCTGATGCTTTTTAGCTAA
- a CDS encoding hypothetical protein (COG1253 Hemolysins and related proteins containing CBS domains): MTLLIFYLLLALVVSFLCSILEASLLSFTPSYIESLSEEKPQLSAQLRKLKDKVDQPLAAILSLNTIAHTVGAAGVGAQAAIVFSSVSTGIISGILTILILVFSELIPKSLGAKYWRQLAFFTAKTLKILIWAMYPLVLLSNVITKMMGGSAHGMVVSREELSAMADIGQQEGVFAENETRIIKNLIAFQEIQVRDVMTPRTVVVMANSQLTLKEVYNDKSFLRFSRIPVYEGNRDNILGYMHKHELLEKLADDQHHLLVKDIVRNILIVPDHLSIPVVFERLMEKREHIAQAVDSYGGMEKLSKTDLLILDDFGLTHLEQQQRLDLMEIIEDRHGKASTVIASQLPVASWYDVIGEDTIADAILDRLVHGSYRIELKGESLRKKR; encoded by the coding sequence ATGACGCTATTAATTTTTTATCTTCTGTTAGCTTTGGTGGTCTCATTCCTATGTTCCATTCTGGAGGCATCGCTGCTAAGCTTTACCCCTTCCTATATAGAATCCCTAAGTGAAGAAAAACCCCAGCTAAGTGCGCAGCTTCGTAAGCTTAAAGATAAAGTTGACCAACCTCTGGCAGCCATTCTTTCCCTTAATACCATTGCACATACCGTTGGAGCCGCAGGTGTGGGCGCACAGGCGGCCATAGTATTTAGTAGTGTAAGTACAGGCATTATATCTGGTATATTAACGATTCTTATTCTGGTGTTTTCTGAGCTAATTCCTAAATCCTTAGGAGCAAAGTATTGGAGACAGCTTGCGTTCTTTACGGCCAAAACGTTAAAAATCCTGATATGGGCCATGTATCCCCTGGTGTTGCTTTCGAACGTGATCACTAAGATGATGGGGGGCAGTGCCCATGGCATGGTTGTTAGCCGTGAGGAGCTATCTGCGATGGCAGATATAGGTCAGCAGGAAGGAGTGTTCGCTGAAAACGAAACCCGTATCATAAAAAACCTAATAGCTTTTCAGGAAATCCAGGTTAGGGATGTGATGACCCCTCGCACGGTAGTTGTGATGGCAAACAGCCAACTAACACTCAAGGAAGTATATAATGATAAAAGCTTTCTTCGCTTTTCCCGTATCCCTGTTTATGAAGGTAACCGGGATAACATTCTTGGGTATATGCATAAACATGAACTACTGGAAAAGCTAGCTGATGACCAGCACCACCTGCTAGTTAAAGATATTGTGAGGAATATACTTATTGTACCTGATCACCTGAGCATACCGGTGGTTTTTGAGCGTTTGATGGAAAAGCGTGAACACATTGCCCAGGCCGTAGACAGCTATGGTGGTATGGAGAAGCTCTCCAAAACAGATCTGCTGATCCTGGATGACTTTGGCCTCACACACCTGGAACAGCAGCAGCGGCTGGATCTGATGGAGATTATCGAAGACAGGCATGGAAAGGCTTCCACTGTTATCGCAAGTCAGCTGCCGGTGGCCAGTTGGTATGATGTCATCGGAGAAGATACTATCGCAGATGCTATTCTGGACCGCCTGGTCCATGGCTCATACAGAATAGAGCTAAAAGGTGAGAGTTTAAGAAAAAAACGGTAA
- a CDS encoding TonB family protein (COG1974 SOS-response transcriptional repressors (RecA-mediated autopeptidases)) — protein sequence MNKILLTIIILLSCIQLVSAQVEHLENEKKGVTIRLNCGPKVSSLPPLYVLKYKQQEYIIDSTEIKRLNPNDIIDLDVLTGDAAVEKYGDNGNNGVILIQVSKATIKSFLRKEELH from the coding sequence ATGAATAAAATACTGCTGACAATTATCATCCTTCTTTCCTGTATTCAATTAGTATCAGCTCAAGTTGAGCATCTTGAAAATGAAAAAAAGGGAGTAACAATTCGTCTTAATTGTGGGCCTAAGGTCTCTTCGCTACCACCACTATATGTTCTTAAATATAAGCAGCAGGAATACATAATTGATTCTACTGAGATAAAACGCTTGAACCCTAATGATATCATCGATTTAGATGTCCTAACAGGCGATGCGGCTGTTGAAAAATATGGTGACAATGGAAATAATGGGGTGATTTTGATTCAAGTAAGTAAGGCTACAATAAAAAGCTTCCTTCGTAAAGAAGAGCTGCACTAA
- a CDS encoding hypothetical protein (COG4634 Uncharacterized protein conserved in bacteria), with protein sequence MTLLFDQNISPKIVKHLEDTFTGAQQVRHLGLEDASDIEIFEYAKRNGYAIVTFDSDFVDLNVLKGFPPKIIWLRTGNLTTKSIVELINKNVVPIRNFLQSEEAQILEIIK encoded by the coding sequence TTGACCCTGCTGTTCGACCAAAATATATCTCCTAAGATTGTAAAGCATCTTGAGGATACTTTCACTGGGGCACAGCAGGTGCGACATCTGGGACTGGAAGATGCTTCAGATATAGAGATCTTCGAATATGCCAAAAGAAACGGTTATGCAATTGTGACTTTCGATTCTGACTTTGTGGACCTGAATGTGCTTAAAGGCTTTCCTCCAAAAATCATATGGCTAAGGACAGGCAACTTGACCACGAAATCCATAGTAGAATTGATCAATAAAAATGTGGTACCAATTCGCAACTTCCTACAATCAGAGGAAGCCCAGATCCTGGAAATAATAAAATAA
- a CDS encoding hypothetical protein (COG2442 Uncharacterized conserved protein), translating to MKYQDYIEIRADKRFGRPTIKGTRITVYDVLNWLSNGMSKAEIIADFEELNEDMINACLAFAADKEHKLRIAS from the coding sequence ATGAAATACCAGGACTACATAGAAATAAGAGCTGACAAGAGATTCGGTAGGCCTACGATAAAGGGTACTAGGATAACTGTCTATGATGTACTCAACTGGCTCTCAAATGGAATGTCCAAAGCGGAGATCATAGCTGATTTCGAAGAGCTGAACGAGGACATGATCAATGCCTGCCTTGCGTTTGCTGCCGACAAAGAACATAAACTTCGGATTGCATCTTGA
- a CDS encoding transposase IS116/IS110/IS902 family protein (COG3547 Transposase and inactivated derivatives) → MKFSFFIGVDISKKTLDFAVRDHYKLIFHLKVENSAAGLKEFKAECKAHEVELKHSLLCCEHTGLYSQCLLSLLSGDDCSLWLESSLRIKRSIGLQRGKNDKVDAIRISEYAFRYADKALLWQPEREVLLEIKQLVSLRKRLLNAKNALKVPLGELAGFQNKKLLKELEKLNKKPVEALEKQITTIEKKIRSLIKEDETLSQLFAWVTSVDGVGEVIFWEVITTTNEFKIFKCPRKFACYAGVSPFEHSSGTSIRGKTRVSQFANKKMKKLFHMGAMAAICKDGELANYYFRKVEEGKSKMAVLNAIRNKIIHRIFACVRDNRKYEKIYTTALV, encoded by the coding sequence ATGAAATTTTCTTTTTTCATCGGGGTAGACATTAGCAAAAAGACCTTAGACTTTGCTGTAAGAGATCACTACAAGCTTATTTTTCATCTAAAGGTGGAGAACTCTGCGGCTGGCCTTAAAGAGTTCAAAGCCGAATGTAAAGCACATGAGGTAGAATTAAAACACAGTCTTTTGTGCTGTGAGCATACTGGCCTTTACAGTCAATGCCTGCTTAGTCTGCTTTCTGGAGATGACTGTTCCCTGTGGCTGGAATCTTCCCTTCGAATCAAACGCTCCATAGGATTGCAAAGAGGTAAGAATGATAAAGTAGATGCCATCAGGATCAGTGAATATGCCTTCCGCTATGCTGATAAGGCCCTGCTCTGGCAGCCAGAGCGAGAAGTGCTACTGGAGATAAAGCAGCTTGTTTCGTTGAGGAAAAGGCTTCTTAACGCCAAGAATGCACTGAAAGTGCCTTTAGGAGAATTAGCTGGTTTCCAAAATAAGAAGCTTCTAAAAGAGCTGGAAAAACTGAATAAAAAGCCTGTTGAGGCACTGGAGAAGCAGATCACAACAATTGAGAAAAAGATCAGGAGTCTTATCAAAGAAGATGAAACGCTAAGCCAGCTTTTTGCATGGGTTACTTCTGTGGACGGCGTAGGTGAGGTGATTTTCTGGGAGGTTATCACTACCACTAACGAGTTTAAAATCTTTAAATGCCCCAGGAAATTTGCCTGCTACGCAGGCGTATCTCCATTTGAGCATTCTTCAGGAACTAGCATTAGGGGGAAGACCAGGGTCAGCCAGTTTGCTAACAAGAAAATGAAAAAACTCTTCCATATGGGAGCGATGGCAGCCATATGTAAAGACGGAGAATTAGCCAACTACTACTTCAGGAAAGTAGAAGAAGGAAAAAGCAAAATGGCTGTACTTAATGCCATTAGAAACAAGATCATTCACAGAATCTTTGCCTGCGTCAGAGACAACAGAAAATATGAAAAAATCTATACGACTGCGCTTGTTTGA